The genomic segment TGAAGTATTTTCAGCAGTAATCTCCATCATCCGGTTTACAGATCTGGAATACCTACTCCGAATCACATCTCTGGCTGGATCCGGGCGATTGACATGCTTACGGAAGATAGAAGAGGACCATTTTTCATCGACAGCTTTACCCTGGAGCAATATCGCCTTATCCTGAATGTACATGGAAAATTGTTTCTGAGTATGTTTCGTCAAATGCGGGTCACCTATATAAACCCGATCTGTCTGGGAATGCATGATCAATGAGAGAGCAGCAGCAAGTGGATTCAGATAACGATGGGCTTCGAGTGTAGGCAGCGTACGATAGATCGGGCCACGAAGCTCACTATCCCCTGGTGCAAAAGCAGCAACTGTCATTCCCTTTTCTTTCAGCCAACGATTTCGCGTTCTCAGCCAGGAACTATCGAGACCGGTTTCCGGGCGCGGGTAATAATTATGCCACGCTTCAATATGCGTAAAATCGGCATGATACTTATTCAAAGCCCTATAGTCCTCTTCAGACAGTGTACTGGCATTCAATGCGATGGTTATAAAATGGGAGAGAGCAGCCACAGATTTCATGGACAAGCCCCCATCGATACGCAGGCCACTTATTCCTTTCTTTTTAATACTACTGGGATCATTGACAGATAAACCCACCGTTTCAAGAGCTCGACCCGAAACATCAATCATTAGACTCAGCTTCTCGCGTTTTGCAATGTCCATTAAGTTCCAGAGACGTTTTCTGTAGCTGGCTGGATCGTCTTCAGGAATTTGAAGAGATGTAAAAATGCCTTCAAAACCAAGACGTGACATGTGATGAATAGAGGATTCGTCATCTGGCAAAAGATCTCGATTCAAATACACGGAAAATCCAAACAATAGAGCCACCTCCTGTAACCGCTTACATTATATCGTTTATGATATGATATTTCAATACATTAGTGATTATTCTTTTATTATTGAAATGAATTTTCATAATTACCTGGAGTAGTGGGGAAATTTTTAAGGATGCGATTAGATGGCCATCAGCTGGGACTCTTTATGGGATTGTGAAGCCCTGGGCTGTTGATGGTTATATGTGTTGACCATAAAAATATTTGACCTGGACGTTCAGACATAATGAGCCTGACTTGGGGAAAGTTCTTTTGTGCTGGATCGCAATTAAAAAACGCAGTGAATCAATCATTTATAACTGGTCGGATTGGCATAAACACCGTCTTCTCCAGACAGGGAGGGCGGCGTTTTCAGCGACCGGGCATGTAACTTATGGAGGGCGGGGAGTCTGAAAAGAAGCCGGACCTGCGTGATACCACTTAAATCATACTTGACTAATAAGAATAATGTAGTTAAAATATGAAAGACTTTAAAGGAATGGACTGTTTACTGGATTCCTTTGAAGTTGTCATGATTGAGAGAGAAAAGGTTAAGCATGGAGGTGCGTGTTTTTGGATATTATTTTTATTCTGATTAATCTGCTTGTTTTTGCCTTGTTGATAGGCTTCTTAATTTTTCTTCGAAGAAAACACGTGTCGTTTTCAAAACGTGTTTTTTCAGCACTCGGACTCGGCATACTTTATGGCACCGCTATCAATCTCATTTATGGAGCGACGTCCTATGTCACGGCCCAGTCGATTGACTGGTTCAATATTGCCGGCAACGGTTATGTTGCTTTGCTGCAGATGGTTGTTATGCCGCTTGTTTTTATCTCGATTGTCGGTGCGTTTACAAAACTTAAGATTACGAAAAATATAGGGAAAATCAGCTCGCTCATCATCGGGTCATTGCTTGGTACGGTTGCCATTGCTGCGCTGACCGGTATCGCTTATGCACTTGCATTTGGCCTGAACGGGATCAGGCTGACGTCGGGTGCTGCGGAGGAGGCCCGAAACGAAGCCCTGAAGTCGAGTGTGGAGAGCGTGCAGGACCTGAGTTTTCCACAGCAGATTGTGTCTTTACTGCCTGCTAATCCATTTGCTGATTTTACTGGAGCACGTCCAACATCGACGATCGCTGTTGTTATCTTTGCAGCAATTATTGGGATCGCTTATCTTGGTGTGAAACGGAAACAACCGGAACATTCAGAACTGTTTGCCCGTCTGGTAGATACCTTTTATGCCGTAATTATCCGGATGGTACGTCTGGTTCTGCGTCTGACTCCTTATGGCATCTTGGCTCTGATTGCCCGATTCACCGCGACGAGTAATTATTCGGCTATTGTTAAACTGGGACAGTTTGTTGTTGCCTCCTATGCTGCCATCGTGACCATGTTTGTCATCCATCTGATTCTAATCAGTCTGCTAAAACTCAGTCCGGTTATTTATGTGAAAAAGGCGTTGCCAACACTGACATTTGCTTTCACATCCCGTTCAAGCGCGGGGACTTTACCTCTGAACGTGGAGACGCAGACCCGCCAATTTGGCATTCCGGACGGGATTGCCAACTTTGCCGGATCGTTCGGATTGA from the Sporolactobacillus sp. Y61 genome contains:
- a CDS encoding MupG family TIM beta-alpha barrel fold protein, producing the protein MFGFSVYLNRDLLPDDESSIHHMSRLGFEGIFTSLQIPEDDPASYRKRLWNLMDIAKREKLSLMIDVSGRALETVGLSVNDPSSIKKKGISGLRIDGGLSMKSVAALSHFITIALNASTLSEEDYRALNKYHADFTHIEAWHNYYPRPETGLDSSWLRTRNRWLKEKGMTVAAFAPGDSELRGPIYRTLPTLEAHRYLNPLAAALSLIMHSQTDRVYIGDPHLTKHTQKQFSMYIQDKAILLQGKAVDEKWSSSIFRKHVNRPDPARDVIRSRYSRSVNRMMEITAENTSARNRGTITIDNDQYGRYKGEIQIVKHPLPPDSKVNVIGHISSRDLPLIDFIEQGTEFIVEGKSYDVRKIND
- a CDS encoding L-cystine transporter, whose product is MDIIFILINLLVFALLIGFLIFLRRKHVSFSKRVFSALGLGILYGTAINLIYGATSYVTAQSIDWFNIAGNGYVALLQMVVMPLVFISIVGAFTKLKITKNIGKISSLIIGSLLGTVAIAALTGIAYALAFGLNGIRLTSGAAEEARNEALKSSVESVQDLSFPQQIVSLLPANPFADFTGARPTSTIAVVIFAAIIGIAYLGVKRKQPEHSELFARLVDTFYAVIIRMVRLVLRLTPYGILALIARFTATSNYSAIVKLGQFVVASYAAIVTMFVIHLILISLLKLSPVIYVKKALPTLTFAFTSRSSAGTLPLNVETQTRQFGIPDGIANFAGSFGLTIGQNGCAGIYPAMLAIMAAPAAGVDPTSPSFILTLVLVVAISSFGVAGVGGGATFASLIVLSILDFPVAIVGLLISVEPLIDMGRTALNVSDSMLAGLITSRATGELDKTVYDQKNSEPQSAV